The DNA segment CGGCCAGGTCGGTCGGCTCGTCGTTGGTCATCTCGGTGTTGCCGCCGGCGTTGTTGACGAGTACGTCGACGGAGTCGACGGCCGCTGCGAGCGCGGCGATCTGATCGACATCGGTGTGGTCACAGACGATCGCCTCGACGCCGAGCTCCTTGGCCGTACGCTCCAACACGTCCTGACGCCGGCCGGTGATCACGACGTGGTCGCCGGCCGCGGTGAAGGCGGCTGCGACGGCGCGGCCGATCCCGGTGCCGCCGCCGGTCACGACAATGTTGCGTGGCATGTGTCCTCCCATCATTGTTTAGGTCTAAATAATACCTCGGAGGTGGTCTCGTGGATCGAGCCGACCGGATCGCCGCCGCCTGGCGCGCCGAACGGGCTGGCACGCCGGTGGAGTCGATCGGTGTGGTGACCAGGATCTGGCAGCTGGCCAAGCTTTTCGGGGCGCACCGCCAGCGCGTACTGGCGCGGCTCGGCATCGACGCGGCCACCCTCGACCTGCTCAGTACGCTGCGGCGCGACGGTCCGCCGTACACCCTGACCACGCGCGAGATCGCCGAGCGCACGCTGGTCAGCGCCGGCGCGATCTCGCAGCGGATCGCCCGTGCCGAGCGCGACGAGCTGGTCGTACGCCGGCCTTCGGCGGCACACCACCGAGCCGTCGAGGTCACGCTCACCGACCGCGGCCACGAGCTGGTCGAACGCGTCGTGGACGACCTGCTGACCGACGAGCTGGAGCTGATCTCCGGCCTGCCGGCGGCCGAGCGCGGGCAGCTGGCCGGGCTGCTGAAGGAGCTGCTCGTACACGTCAGCGAGAAGGTCGACGCTCCGGACTCACAGGTCGGTTCGAGCTAAGGCTATTGCCCAGACCGATCAAGGTGGGACATATTCATCGCGGCCCCTACTCGTCACGATCTGTCGAGGTGTCGATGACTGTCCGCCGTATCGCCGCGTTGTGTGCCACCCTGGTCGCGTCCGTCCTGGCCGCGGCGCTCGTCCCGCTCAACGGCGCCAGTGCCGCCGTCTCGTATCGGCACATGGTGGCGCTCGGTGACTCGTACGCGGCCGGGCCGCTGATCCCGCTGCCCCGGCTGGATCCGCTGCTGTGCGTACGCTCGACCAGCAACTACGCCGCGCAGCTGGCGCTGCGGCTCGGCCTGCTGCTCTACACCGACACGACCTGCTCCGGTGCCCAGACCAAGGACATGACCAGCGCGCAGCCGCTGACCATCGGATCGCACCAGCCGCAGTTCGACGCGCTGACGGCCGACACCGACCTGGTGACGATCTCGATCGGCGGCAACGACTACGGCGTCTTCGGCACGGTCGTCGGCACCTGTCCGGGGTTGGCCGCCGGCGATCCCACCGGCGCGCCGTGCAAGGCACACTTCACCGTCGACGGCGTCGACACGCTGCGCGCCGCGATCACCAGGACGCAGGCCAACATCACCGGCGTACTGCAGGGGATCAGGCAGCGGTCGCCGCGGGCGAAGGTGCTGGTGGTCGGTTATCCGCGACTGGTGCCGGCGAGCATGCGGCCGTGTGAGGCGCTGCCGCTGGCGGCCGGCGACTATCCGTGGGCCGACTCGCTGGAACGAGCTCTCAACGACGCCGCTCAGACGGCCGCGTCGGCGACCGGCGCGACCTTCGTCGACACGTACACGCCGGCGCTCGGTCACGACATCTGCGCCGGCGACGACGCCTGGGTCAACGGCAAGGACCTCAACCTGCTGGCCGCCGCGTCCTATCACCCGTTCTTCTCCGGCATGGCCGCCGAGGCCGTGATCGCGTACGGCACGCTGACCGGCCAACCGGCGAGCGCCGCGACCGTACAGGCGGCCTTCGACTCCGCGCGCGCGGTCGAGCGCAAGTCCAACGCCAACACTGCGAAACTCGCCCGGATCCTGCACCTCAAGGACGGCTCGACGCTGTCGCCGCAGGCCCGTCAGGCGCTCTTTCCGACTAGTGTCCCGAGTCTGAAATTCGTTGCTTAGCTCGGGGATCCAGGCGGTGACTGAGTGTGCCGAATTTCCGACTCGGGACACTAGCTAAGGAGTGCGGTTGGCGGGACGATCGGCGGATGGCTGATCACACGTACCGCGTCACCGAGATCGTCGGATCGTCCACCGAGAGCATCGACGCCGCCGTACGCGGCGCCGTCAGCCGGGCCGCGCAGACGCTGCGCGGCCTGGACTGGTTCGAGGTGACCGAGATCCGCGGCCACATCGAGGACGGCCAGATCCAGCACTACCAGGTCGGCCTGAAGGTCGGCTTCCGACTGGAAGAACCGGCCTGACCTACCCGCTACGGCGGGAAACTGTCGTACCCCCCTGCCAATCTGGGCCCCCACCCAGATCGGGTGGGGGGTGGGTTCGCGTGGAAACTTACATAAGTTAAGAAATTCGGACTTGCGTCACGCGGATCACTTTGGCCACTTCGGTCACTCGGCCTCATGCAAGCATGGCCCCCTTACTTGCACTGAACGCACGCAAGGGGGCCTTGCGTGCGCCCGCCATCCTCGCAAATGGGGCATTTAGCGCTCCATGGTCGCGATTTTCATTACCTATGTAACTTCCACGCGGACCCACCCCCCACCCGACCACTGGGTGGGGGCAATTTTGGGCGAGGGGTACGACGGTTTCGCGCCGGTCTCGGCGTGTTGGTGTGTGCGACAAGCTAGACGAGGGCCAGCTCGGCGCGGGCCAGGTCGCCGGCGACGCCTGGCTCGTCGATCACCGCCTCCGGGGCCGGGAAGGCATGCGTCAGGCCAAAACCGAGGCCCGGCACCGGTAGGCCGTACGCGAGCACCAGGCCAGCGGCCGCGTCCGGAGCGAGCCGGCGTACGGCGCCCTCGAACGGCCCCCACTCGCCGAGCACGCCATGGGTCTCGGTGCCGACGAGTTGCGCGGCTCGTTCGACGATGTGGATGACGCCTTCCCAGTACGGCAGGTGAGCGGTCAGCAGCAGGTGGTCGACGCCGCCAGGGCCGATCTCGAGCATCCCCGGCGAGCCGT comes from the Fodinicola acaciae genome and includes:
- a CDS encoding MarR family winged helix-turn-helix transcriptional regulator — encoded protein: MDRADRIAAAWRAERAGTPVESIGVVTRIWQLAKLFGAHRQRVLARLGIDAATLDLLSTLRRDGPPYTLTTREIAERTLVSAGAISQRIARAERDELVVRRPSAAHHRAVEVTLTDRGHELVERVVDDLLTDELELISGLPAAERGQLAGLLKELLVHVSEKVDAPDSQVGSS
- a CDS encoding SGNH/GDSL hydrolase family protein, encoding MTVRRIAALCATLVASVLAAALVPLNGASAAVSYRHMVALGDSYAAGPLIPLPRLDPLLCVRSTSNYAAQLALRLGLLLYTDTTCSGAQTKDMTSAQPLTIGSHQPQFDALTADTDLVTISIGGNDYGVFGTVVGTCPGLAAGDPTGAPCKAHFTVDGVDTLRAAITRTQANITGVLQGIRQRSPRAKVLVVGYPRLVPASMRPCEALPLAAGDYPWADSLERALNDAAQTAASATGATFVDTYTPALGHDICAGDDAWVNGKDLNLLAAASYHPFFSGMAAEAVIAYGTLTGQPASAATVQAAFDSARAVERKSNANTAKLARILHLKDGSTLSPQARQALFPTSVPSLKFVA
- a CDS encoding dodecin, whose amino-acid sequence is MADHTYRVTEIVGSSTESIDAAVRGAVSRAAQTLRGLDWFEVTEIRGHIEDGQIQHYQVGLKVGFRLEEPA